A genomic window from Tolypothrix sp. PCC 7910 includes:
- a CDS encoding ChaB family protein: MLYKSNQDLPLEIRSRLSEAYQDLYRAAFNSAVHWYGEAAKAHKVALSAVKMQSAMDKNALV; this comes from the coding sequence ATGTTATACAAGTCGAATCAAGATTTGCCTTTAGAAATTCGCTCGCGATTGTCTGAGGCATACCAGGATCTTTATCGGGCGGCTTTTAACTCGGCAGTTCACTGGTATGGTGAAGCCGCAAAAGCGCATAAGGTAGCATTGAGTGCGGTAAAGATGCAATCGGCTATGGATAAAAATGCTCTAGTTTAA
- the hisIE gene encoding bifunctional phosphoribosyl-AMP cyclohydrolase/phosphoribosyl-ATP diphosphatase HisIE, with the protein MFSKEPHSLHNAIPVEKIRYDEQGLVPAIVQDYLDGTVLMMAWMNRESLQKTLETGETWFWSRSRQELWHKGETSGHLQKVQSIRYDCDSDALLIGIEQIGDIACHTGERSCFHQIDGQIVAPPGDTLSQLFQVICDRRDNPTESSYTCKLFAGGDNKILKKIGEETAEVVMAFKDDDADAIAGEVADLIYHTLVALAHHKVDVKAVYRKLQERRK; encoded by the coding sequence ATGTTCTCTAAAGAACCGCATTCATTACACAACGCCATCCCTGTTGAAAAAATCCGTTATGACGAACAAGGTCTAGTACCAGCAATAGTCCAAGATTATCTTGATGGTACAGTCTTGATGATGGCGTGGATGAATCGGGAGTCTTTACAAAAAACTTTAGAAACTGGAGAAACTTGGTTTTGGAGTCGTTCGCGTCAAGAGTTGTGGCATAAAGGCGAGACTTCGGGCCATTTGCAAAAAGTGCAAAGTATCCGTTATGACTGCGATAGCGATGCGCTCCTCATTGGTATAGAACAGATAGGCGATATTGCTTGTCATACAGGAGAGCGTAGTTGCTTCCATCAAATAGATGGACAAATAGTAGCCCCACCAGGGGATACATTGTCACAATTATTTCAAGTAATCTGCGATCGCCGCGATAATCCTACTGAGAGTTCCTACACCTGCAAGTTATTCGCCGGCGGTGATAACAAGATTTTGAAAAAAATAGGTGAAGAAACCGCCGAAGTAGTAATGGCGTTTAAAGATGATGATGCCGATGCGATCGCAGGTGAAGTTGCAGACTTGATATATCATACTTTGGTTGCTTTAGCACACCACAAAGTTGATGTTAAAGCCGTTTATAGGAAGTTGCAAGAACGGCGGAAATGA
- a CDS encoding chemotaxis protein CheB: protein MNSKRSAKKSPANTQAAQSSNNEQENNQDELFPIVGMGASAGGIEAFTELLNHLPNDTGMAFVVVQHLSPNQNSLLSEILSRSTEMPVVEVQNGMVVEPNHVYVIPPNAKMTIAQGVLNLAPRGKTYGLFMSVDAFLISLAEERGSKAIGVVLSGGDGDGARGLEHIKEAGGITFAQTQDSAKVAGMPSTALASGNVDFVLTPREIAEELTKLSRHPYIQSQQQAATTEVIPESGDAVSTIFSLLKSATGVDFHQYKQNTLKRRILRRMILYKLERLEDYVRYLLENPAEVLALHQDVLITVTSFFRDPESFEALKTKVFPVITQNRTQDTPIRIWVAGCSTGQEAYSLAICLLEFLADQVINTSIQIFATDVNEAVIEIARMGFYKASQVTEVSPERLRRFFVQVEGGYQISKPVRELCIFARQNLIADPPFSQLDLITCRNVLIYLGSPIQKKLLPIFHYGLRPTGFLMLGTSETVGEFSNLFTLVDRKFKIYSRKMAPAQLGIDLIASNYPLKLNTPRSPVNENGWDEIEMQRTADQIVLNQYAPVGVVINKDLEIVQFRGQTSFYLQPPAGRPSFNLLKMAKEELRLELRTAIHQAKQRQTSVRKEGIQIIENRQVRLVQVDVVPFKSARGDESYFLVLFADMPSATAISSESASDSSKSRRGKQAAAEQEINALQQELATTKEYLQSIIEEQQATNQNLRAANEEILSSNEELQSTNEELETAKEEIQATNEELNTINDELQRRNIESTQVTNDLQNLLSNINIPILMLGGDLRIRRFTPVAGTIFNLISTDIGRPLSDINHNLNISDLEQQILEVIGTLNFKTQEVQDSEGHWYDLRIRPYRTIDNKIDGAVVVLVDIDGLKRSTEQLRASRDYAEAIVDTVRESILVLDLDLRVIRANRSFYETFQVLPTETEQHLIFELGNGQWNIPMLRSLLEDVIPSNTPFQDLEVEHNFESIGHKIMRLNARRIREIENMQLILLVIEDITQQKQLEAERTQLLTQEQSARAAAETANRAKDEFLSILSHELRNPLNSLLGWAQMLQRPNLPQEIINQGLEAIERSATAQAKLIGDLLDISRISAGMLRLDAEPMELLPIITAAIEVVRISAEAKNISIASRLDSAARRINGDPNRLQQVMWNLLSNAIKFTPDGGRIDITLEYTDLHAQIQISDTGTGIKPDFLPYIFQRFRQADGSRKRSNPGLGLGLSIVRHLVELHGGTIEAESPGENQGATFTVRLPLQTQLPAISQPVATQLATLPNEAEISIENISSLAGVRVLVVDDEADIRQLFTITLQQYGVEVTAVASANEALSALITNPNSYDVLLSDIGLPEQDGYDLIRQVRGLSPEAGGQIPAAALTAYAGDAERTEALAAGFQMHIGKPVEPRQLVLIVASLAGIGDK from the coding sequence ATGAACTCTAAGCGGTCTGCTAAAAAATCTCCAGCTAATACCCAAGCTGCTCAATCCTCAAATAATGAGCAGGAGAATAATCAAGATGAATTATTTCCGATTGTGGGGATGGGTGCTTCGGCGGGTGGAATAGAAGCTTTCACAGAATTGCTGAACCATTTGCCCAATGATACTGGGATGGCATTTGTGGTAGTGCAGCACTTGAGTCCCAATCAAAACAGTCTGTTAAGTGAGATTCTCTCTCGCTCAACCGAAATGCCTGTGGTGGAAGTGCAGAATGGCATGGTTGTGGAACCGAATCATGTGTATGTGATTCCGCCTAATGCCAAGATGACTATTGCTCAGGGAGTGCTGAACTTAGCTCCCCGGGGTAAAACCTATGGGTTGTTTATGTCAGTCGATGCTTTCTTAATTTCCTTAGCAGAGGAACGGGGAAGTAAAGCTATTGGTGTAGTGCTGTCGGGAGGCGATGGCGATGGTGCACGGGGGCTAGAACATATCAAAGAAGCTGGTGGTATTACCTTTGCCCAGACTCAAGACTCGGCAAAAGTCGCTGGGATGCCGAGTACTGCTTTGGCTTCGGGTAATGTAGATTTTGTTCTCACCCCACGAGAGATTGCTGAGGAACTGACAAAGTTGAGCCGTCATCCCTATATTCAGAGCCAGCAGCAAGCAGCAACGACTGAAGTCATCCCAGAAAGCGGCGATGCTGTCTCGACAATTTTTAGCTTGCTCAAATCTGCTACGGGGGTTGACTTTCACCAATACAAGCAAAATACGCTCAAGCGGCGCATTCTGCGGCGGATGATTTTGTACAAGCTGGAAAGATTGGAAGATTATGTCCGCTATCTTCTGGAAAATCCGGCAGAAGTCCTGGCATTGCACCAAGATGTGCTAATTACTGTCACCAGTTTTTTTCGCGATCCTGAATCTTTTGAAGCCTTAAAAACCAAAGTATTTCCTGTTATCACCCAAAATCGCACCCAAGATACACCCATCCGCATTTGGGTGGCGGGATGTTCCACTGGTCAAGAAGCTTACTCACTAGCGATTTGCTTGCTAGAGTTTTTGGCTGATCAGGTAATTAATACATCAATCCAAATTTTTGCTACAGATGTCAATGAAGCAGTCATTGAAATAGCGAGAATGGGCTTCTACAAAGCCAGCCAGGTCACAGAAGTTTCGCCAGAACGTCTACGCCGCTTTTTTGTGCAGGTAGAAGGTGGTTATCAAATCAGCAAGCCAGTGCGGGAATTATGTATCTTCGCTCGGCAAAACTTGATTGCCGATCCGCCTTTTTCCCAGCTGGATCTGATTACCTGCCGTAATGTCCTGATTTATTTGGGAAGTCCAATCCAGAAGAAACTTCTACCCATCTTTCATTATGGTCTGAGGCCCACTGGCTTTTTGATGTTAGGCACCTCAGAAACAGTAGGGGAGTTTTCTAATTTATTTACTTTAGTAGATAGAAAGTTCAAAATTTATAGCCGCAAAATGGCTCCGGCTCAGTTAGGAATAGATCTGATCGCCAGTAACTATCCTCTCAAACTCAATACCCCACGCTCACCAGTGAATGAGAATGGTTGGGATGAGATAGAAATGCAGCGAACTGCTGACCAAATAGTGTTAAATCAGTATGCTCCGGTGGGTGTAGTGATTAACAAAGATTTAGAGATTGTGCAATTTCGCGGGCAGACTAGTTTCTATCTCCAACCCCCAGCAGGTAGGCCCAGCTTTAATTTGTTGAAGATGGCAAAAGAAGAACTGCGGCTAGAGTTACGCACCGCCATCCACCAAGCAAAACAGCGACAAACCTCAGTCCGCAAAGAAGGTATCCAAATTATTGAGAACCGTCAAGTTAGACTGGTACAGGTTGATGTGGTGCCGTTTAAATCTGCCCGTGGAGATGAAAGCTACTTTTTAGTACTGTTTGCAGATATGCCATCGGCAACAGCTATCTCCTCGGAATCAGCCAGCGATAGTAGTAAATCTCGGCGGGGAAAACAAGCTGCGGCTGAACAGGAGATTAACGCACTTCAACAAGAGCTAGCAACTACTAAAGAATATTTGCAATCAATTATTGAGGAACAACAAGCTACTAATCAAAACTTGAGAGCAGCGAACGAAGAAATTCTCTCTAGCAACGAAGAGTTGCAAAGTACAAATGAGGAATTAGAAACTGCTAAAGAAGAAATTCAGGCAACCAACGAAGAACTCAACACCATTAACGACGAACTACAACGGCGAAATATTGAGTCAACCCAAGTCACCAACGATTTACAAAACTTACTCAGTAATATTAATATTCCCATCCTCATGTTAGGTGGTGATTTGCGGATTCGGCGGTTTACTCCGGTGGCTGGCACAATTTTTAACCTCATTTCCACGGATATCGGACGACCACTTAGTGATATTAATCATAATTTAAATATTTCAGATTTAGAGCAACAAATTTTAGAAGTTATTGGCACGCTCAACTTTAAAACCCAGGAAGTGCAAGACTCCGAAGGACACTGGTATGATTTGCGAATTAGACCTTATCGCACAATAGATAATAAAATTGACGGTGCTGTGGTGGTGTTAGTTGACATTGACGGACTCAAACGCAGCACCGAACAGCTAAGAGCATCCAGAGATTACGCCGAAGCAATTGTAGATACAGTGCGGGAATCGATTTTGGTGCTGGATTTAGACTTACGGGTAATTAGAGCTAATCGCTCTTTCTACGAAACATTCCAAGTATTGCCCACAGAAACAGAACAGCATTTGATATTTGAACTCGGCAATGGACAATGGAATATTCCAATGTTGCGATCGCTCCTAGAAGATGTCATCCCCAGCAATACCCCATTTCAAGATTTGGAAGTTGAGCATAACTTTGAGTCTATCGGGCATAAAATCATGCGGCTAAATGCCCGCCGAATCAGAGAAATTGAGAATATGCAATTGATTTTGCTGGTAATTGAAGATATCACCCAACAAAAGCAACTAGAAGCAGAACGTACTCAGTTGCTTACACAAGAACAATCAGCCCGGGCTGCGGCAGAGACAGCTAACCGCGCCAAAGATGAGTTTTTATCGATTCTTTCCCACGAACTGCGTAATCCGCTAAATTCCTTACTGGGATGGGCACAAATGCTCCAGCGGCCCAATCTCCCGCAAGAAATTATTAATCAAGGACTAGAAGCAATTGAACGCAGTGCTACAGCTCAAGCCAAGCTAATTGGAGATTTGTTAGACATTTCACGCATCAGCGCCGGGATGCTGCGCCTTGATGCCGAGCCAATGGAGCTTTTACCCATAATTACAGCCGCTATTGAAGTAGTTCGCATCTCAGCCGAAGCCAAAAATATCTCAATTGCATCGCGGCTAGATTCGGCAGCCAGAAGAATCAACGGCGATCCCAATCGCTTACAGCAAGTAATGTGGAACTTGCTTTCTAATGCCATTAAATTCACCCCAGATGGGGGCAGAATCGATATTACGCTAGAGTACACCGATTTACACGCTCAAATTCAAATTAGCGACACAGGCACAGGGATTAAACCCGACTTTCTCCCCTATATTTTCCAGCGCTTCCGGCAAGCTGATGGTAGCAGAAAACGCTCAAACCCTGGTTTAGGGCTAGGGCTTTCTATAGTGCGCCACTTAGTAGAACTCCACGGTGGTACGATTGAAGCAGAAAGTCCCGGTGAAAACCAAGGAGCAACTTTTACAGTCAGGCTTCCGTTGCAAACGCAGTTACCAGCAATTTCTCAGCCAGTGGCTACACAGTTAGCTACTTTACCAAACGAAGCAGAAATCTCCATTGAGAATATTTCATCATTAGCAGGTGTAAGGGTTTTGGTTGTTGATGATGAAGCAGATATTCGCCAGTTATTTACCATTACCCTGCAACAGTACGGAGTAGAAGTAACAGCTGTTGCCTCAGCCAATGAAGCCCTATCCGCTTTAATAACCAACCCCAACAGCTACGATGTCCTGTTATCGGACATTGGTTTACCAGAACAAGACGGTTACGATTTAATCCGTCAAGTAAGAGGCTTAAGTCCTGAAGCTGGCGGACAAATTCCCGCCGCCGCCCTCACCGCCTACGCTGGAGATGCAGAACGCACAGAAGCTCTAGCAGCTGGATTTCAAATGCACATCGGCAAACCTGTTGAACCTAGGCAGTTGGTGTTGATTGTTGCTTCTTTGGCGGGGATTGGGGACAAATAA
- a CDS encoding heme-copper oxidase subunit III yields MDSYLTSGESHHASGEHTHDEEGNKMFGFIVFLLSESVIFLSFFAGYIVYKITTPNWLPAGISGLEIKDPAINTVILVSSSFVIYLAERALQRHDLMKFRLFLGATMAMGSYFLLGQALEWNSLAFGFTSGVFGGMFYLLTGFHGLHVLTGIILQLIILVRSFNPGNYDTGHFGVNATSLFWHFVDVIWIVLFILIYLWQ; encoded by the coding sequence ATGGACAGTTATCTCACTTCGGGGGAGTCGCATCACGCAAGTGGTGAACATACCCATGACGAAGAAGGCAATAAGATGTTTGGCTTCATCGTCTTCTTGCTATCAGAAAGTGTTATTTTCTTGAGCTTTTTTGCTGGATATATTGTTTACAAAATCACTACTCCTAATTGGTTACCAGCTGGTATTTCTGGGTTAGAAATTAAAGACCCTGCTATCAATACAGTGATTCTGGTTTCCAGTAGTTTTGTGATTTACCTGGCAGAACGGGCTCTGCAACGTCACGATTTAATGAAGTTTCGTCTGTTTCTCGGAGCTACAATGGCTATGGGTAGCTACTTTTTATTAGGACAAGCGCTTGAATGGAACAGCCTCGCCTTTGGTTTTACTTCTGGCGTTTTTGGTGGGATGTTCTATTTACTCACAGGCTTTCACGGTTTACACGTGCTAACCGGAATTATCTTGCAGTTGATTATTCTGGTACGTTCTTTTAATCCAGGCAATTATGATACTGGTCACTTTGGTGTGAATGCGACTTCATTATTCTGGCACTTTGTCGATGTGATCTGGATTGTGTTGTTTATTCTGATTTACCTTTGGCAGTAA
- a CDS encoding glycosyltransferase family 2 protein — translation MGRSIYQPRKDISVHRDRRLKATLVLLLVWGFVSLLHWLPQAQWLMVGLTAILAVQTLRMLIAKPAPLVIASDADLPQVSILVPAKNESAVLADLVYSLYELNYPRDRLDIWVIDDGSTDATPQILRQLQAEFPTLQVHHRESKGGKSGALNAVFPLTRGEIILVCDADALLPANFLMATVPVFAKPGVGALQVRKAIMNAETNFLTRCQQMEMNCDSFLQTHRIAIGGMSELRGNGMLVRRELLARCQGWSEDTVTDDLDLCFKLYLAGTEIEFVTFPTIQEEAVTNWQNLWPQHCRWAEGGYQRYLDYFPQILTLGWAKSIDLLLFFLLQFLLPIGLIPDLLWTIIKSDRAVLLPLQTLLSIILTVAFIAGIYQYQNLKGWSLLWATIQGSIYMVHWIPAMIVTTFKLCFQKPRSRWIKTEHQGRI, via the coding sequence GTGGGAAGAAGCATCTATCAGCCCAGGAAAGATATTAGCGTTCATCGCGATCGCCGTTTAAAGGCAACTCTAGTATTGTTACTAGTGTGGGGTTTTGTAAGTTTGTTGCATTGGCTACCACAAGCACAATGGTTGATGGTTGGCTTAACGGCAATTTTAGCTGTGCAAACTCTGCGAATGCTGATAGCTAAACCTGCGCCTTTGGTAATTGCAAGTGATGCTGATTTACCGCAGGTATCAATTTTGGTTCCGGCTAAAAATGAAAGTGCTGTCTTAGCTGATTTAGTTTACAGTTTATATGAATTAAATTATCCGCGCGATCGCCTGGATATTTGGGTGATAGATGATGGTAGTACGGACGCTACACCCCAGATTTTACGGCAATTACAAGCTGAATTCCCGACGCTACAAGTTCATCACCGGGAATCAAAAGGTGGTAAATCGGGGGCGCTAAATGCAGTTTTTCCTTTGACGCGAGGAGAAATTATTTTAGTTTGCGATGCTGATGCGCTGCTTCCTGCTAATTTTCTCATGGCAACTGTACCTGTATTTGCGAAACCTGGTGTTGGTGCGCTACAGGTGCGAAAAGCAATTATGAATGCAGAGACTAATTTCTTAACTCGTTGTCAGCAAATGGAGATGAATTGCGATAGCTTTTTGCAAACTCATCGCATTGCTATTGGGGGAATGTCGGAACTGCGGGGTAATGGAATGTTAGTGCGGCGAGAATTACTCGCAAGGTGTCAAGGTTGGAGTGAAGACACTGTTACTGATGATTTGGATCTTTGTTTTAAGTTGTATTTAGCAGGTACAGAAATTGAGTTTGTTACCTTTCCCACTATTCAAGAAGAAGCAGTGACAAACTGGCAAAACTTATGGCCACAACATTGTCGCTGGGCGGAAGGTGGCTATCAGCGTTATCTTGATTATTTTCCGCAAATTTTAACTTTGGGCTGGGCTAAATCTATTGATTTACTATTGTTTTTTCTCTTGCAATTTCTACTTCCCATTGGGCTGATTCCTGATTTATTGTGGACAATCATCAAAAGCGATCGCGCTGTTTTGTTACCACTACAAACCTTACTCAGCATTATTCTCACAGTGGCTTTCATCGCCGGAATTTATCAATATCAAAATTTAAAAGGATGGTCTTTACTTTGGGCAACTATCCAAGGTTCAATTTACATGGTGCATTGGATTCCGGCAATGATTGTTACCACATTTAAGTTATGTTTCCAAAAACCGCGATCGCGTTGGATTAAAACTGAGCATCAGGGAAGAATTTAG
- the hemL gene encoding glutamate-1-semialdehyde 2,1-aminomutase: MVNTTIKTTKSQEIFAAAQNLMPGGVSSPVRAFKSVGGQPIVFDRVKGAYIWDVDGNQYIDYVGTWGPAICGHAHPEVIAALHEALEKGTSFGAPSALENVLAEMVIDAVPSIEMVRFVNSGTEACMAVLRLMRAFTNREKIIKFEGCYHGHADMFLVKAGSGVATLGLPDSPGVPKSATANTLTAPFNDLEAVKALFEENRDEIAGVILEPVVGNAGFITPDAGFLEGLRELTHEHGALLVFDEVMTGFRIAYGGAQQKFGVTPDLTTLGKVIGGGLPVGAYGGRRDIMSMVAPAGPVYQAGTLSGNPLAMTAGIKTLELLQKPGTYEYLERITKKLADGLLQIAQETGHAACGGHISAMFGLFFTAGPVHNYEDAKSADTAKFGRFHRGMLERGIYLAPSQFEAGFTSFAHTDEDIDQTLAVAREVLSSL, encoded by the coding sequence TTGGTAAATACGACGATTAAAACCACAAAATCACAAGAGATTTTCGCCGCTGCCCAAAATCTCATGCCCGGAGGCGTTAGTTCTCCAGTTCGTGCCTTCAAATCTGTCGGTGGACAGCCAATTGTGTTTGATCGCGTCAAAGGCGCATACATTTGGGACGTTGATGGTAATCAATACATCGACTATGTAGGTACTTGGGGCCCTGCTATTTGTGGTCATGCTCATCCAGAAGTAATTGCTGCACTACATGAAGCCTTAGAAAAAGGCACAAGTTTTGGTGCGCCTTCTGCACTGGAAAATGTTTTAGCAGAAATGGTCATTGATGCCGTTCCCAGCATCGAAATGGTCAGATTTGTGAATTCTGGTACTGAAGCTTGTATGGCTGTTTTGCGGCTGATGCGGGCGTTTACCAATCGGGAAAAAATCATCAAGTTTGAAGGCTGCTACCACGGACACGCTGATATGTTCCTGGTAAAAGCTGGCTCTGGCGTAGCGACACTCGGCTTACCCGACTCCCCAGGAGTGCCAAAATCGGCAACGGCTAATACTCTCACGGCTCCTTTTAATGATTTGGAAGCAGTTAAGGCTTTGTTTGAAGAAAACCGTGATGAAATTGCTGGCGTAATTTTAGAGCCAGTAGTAGGTAATGCTGGGTTTATTACTCCCGATGCAGGATTCTTGGAAGGGTTACGGGAACTTACCCATGAGCATGGCGCATTATTAGTCTTTGACGAAGTTATGACAGGCTTCCGCATCGCTTATGGTGGCGCGCAACAAAAATTTGGTGTTACCCCCGATTTGACCACCTTGGGTAAAGTCATTGGTGGTGGTTTACCTGTGGGAGCTTATGGCGGTCGTCGCGATATTATGTCAATGGTTGCCCCTGCTGGCCCTGTATATCAAGCCGGGACACTTTCTGGTAATCCTTTGGCAATGACAGCAGGGATTAAGACTCTAGAATTGCTGCAAAAACCCGGTACTTATGAGTATCTAGAGCGCATTACCAAAAAGCTAGCAGATGGCTTACTGCAAATTGCTCAAGAAACTGGTCATGCAGCTTGTGGTGGTCATATCAGCGCTATGTTTGGCTTATTCTTCACCGCTGGCCCAGTCCATAACTACGAAGATGCGAAAAGTGCGGATACAGCCAAATTTGGACGTTTCCATCGCGGTATGTTAGAGCGTGGTATTTACCTAGCACCATCTCAATTTGAGGCTGGGTTTACTTCCTTTGCTCACACCGATGAAGATATTGACCAAACTTTAGCGGTAGCAAGAGAAGTACTTTCCAGTTTGTAA
- a CDS encoding four helix bundle protein, with protein MSYRNQFIWKRGIQLSINCYQLTDNFPKSELYGLTSQIRRASVSVPSNIAEGYGRRSQNEYIQFLHIALGSLRELDTQLIIAKAVKLATPELFDPVLEEVDRMQGILVSTIQKLKS; from the coding sequence ATGAGTTATCGAAACCAATTTATTTGGAAGCGTGGAATTCAACTTTCCATTAATTGTTATCAGTTAACCGACAACTTCCCTAAATCGGAATTATATGGACTAACAAGCCAGATTAGAAGGGCTTCTGTTTCCGTCCCGTCTAACATTGCTGAGGGTTACGGAAGAAGATCTCAAAACGAGTATATTCAGTTTCTTCATATAGCATTAGGCTCTCTTAGAGAACTAGATACGCAGCTAATTATAGCTAAAGCCGTAAAATTAGCTACTCCAGAGTTATTTGACCCAGTTTTAGAAGAAGTAGATAGGATGCAAGGAATTTTAGTCTCTACTATTCAAAAGTTAAAGTCTTGA
- a CDS encoding Uma2 family endonuclease, which produces MVAQPETKHYTVEEYLEFEVASDIRNEYRDGEIAPMTGGTPDHNDIASNLVAILKAGLRGKPYRVFILDQRLWIPGANLYTYPDAMVLPKPLELQTGRKDTLVNPCFIAEVLSKSTQNYDRGEKFVAYRKIPTFQEYLLIDQYRIHVEHHVKTGAHQWLFSEYDDPTVTLSLSTFELQIQIAELYENIDFSNV; this is translated from the coding sequence ATGGTTGCTCAACCTGAGACAAAACACTACACCGTTGAAGAGTACCTGGAATTTGAAGTTGCCTCCGACATCCGCAACGAATATCGCGATGGAGAGATTGCCCCTATGACGGGTGGAACCCCAGACCATAATGATATTGCCAGCAACCTTGTGGCTATCCTGAAAGCAGGATTGCGGGGAAAGCCATACCGGGTATTTATCCTGGATCAGCGGCTCTGGATTCCTGGCGCAAATCTCTATACTTATCCCGATGCGATGGTTCTGCCCAAACCCTTAGAACTTCAAACTGGACGCAAAGATACTCTGGTGAACCCCTGCTTTATCGCTGAAGTGTTGTCTAAATCTACCCAAAACTATGACCGTGGCGAGAAATTTGTTGCTTATCGTAAAATTCCTACCTTTCAAGAATATCTGTTGATTGATCAATATCGCATACACGTTGAGCATCATGTTAAAACAGGCGCTCATCAGTGGCTATTTTCAGAATACGATGACCCAACTGTTACTCTTTCGTTGAGTACTTTTGAGTTGCAAATTCAAATTGCAGAACTTTATGAAAATATTGATTTTTCAAACGTTTAA
- a CDS encoding response regulator transcription factor → MSARLLLVDDEPGVREAVKDYLQESSFTVEVASNANDAWQLLQNSVPDLVISDIMMPQISGMDFLKQLREDPRFEALPVVFLTARGMSCDRILGYQAGCDAYLPKPFNPDELVAIVENLLERRASTIKTSGGTTKIEEIARQIERIRVILDKTYGYPKSYPSIKIDLTPREQSILDLVAAGLMNKEIAVRLNTSVRNVEKYVSRLFRKTETNSRTELVRHALEHGLISSSVQKEAGGRRQEAGGRERR, encoded by the coding sequence ATGTCAGCAAGATTGTTACTAGTAGATGACGAACCTGGTGTACGGGAAGCCGTTAAAGATTATTTGCAAGAAAGTAGTTTTACTGTTGAAGTAGCTAGTAACGCCAATGATGCATGGCAATTATTGCAAAACAGCGTGCCAGATTTAGTAATTTCCGATATTATGATGCCGCAGATTAGCGGGATGGATTTTTTGAAGCAATTACGAGAAGATCCGCGCTTTGAGGCATTACCAGTAGTGTTTTTGACTGCTAGAGGTATGAGTTGCGATCGCATTCTCGGATACCAAGCCGGTTGTGATGCCTATTTACCCAAACCCTTTAACCCTGATGAGTTAGTAGCTATTGTCGAAAATTTGCTAGAACGGCGTGCTAGTACTATTAAAACCAGCGGTGGTACTACCAAAATTGAAGAGATCGCCCGTCAAATAGAAAGAATTAGGGTAATTTTAGATAAGACTTATGGATATCCTAAATCATATCCGTCAATTAAGATTGATTTGACCCCACGGGAACAAAGCATTTTAGATTTAGTAGCGGCAGGCTTAATGAATAAAGAAATTGCCGTTCGCCTCAACACTAGCGTTCGCAATGTTGAAAAGTATGTGAGTAGATTATTCAGGAAGACTGAGACAAATAGTCGCACTGAGTTAGTACGTCATGCGCTCGAACATGGGTTAATATCGTCTTCGGTTCAAAAGGAGGCAGGGGGCAGGAGGCAGGAGGCAGGAGGCAGAGAGAGGAGGTAG